One window from the genome of Cydia fagiglandana chromosome 21, ilCydFagi1.1, whole genome shotgun sequence encodes:
- the LOC134675074 gene encoding protein Skeletor, isoforms B/C codes for MAGRGPPPRGVCLVLLALYAVPASTRRAEPYYGRPIGRLNQYAHGIRGQVYAVDESTVFVRGFAYDGTGPDAYFWVGDTPQPSPEGVPIPYPEDYTTRDPPILTAHTNTDILLRLPGGKRLKDIKWLSVWCRRFTVNFGDVFIPPGLDPPRPRVLPELKRLAHGLRSGNISVLDAKTFYIPNLHYDGAGPDAYFWVGNGSEPNPFGTKVPSESGSLHPLRGYQGEDIEIQLPGKLTAYDIDWLAVWCVEYRHNFGHVYIPKDLDVPPALGQTKITTSSTTSQTPASATNNCKEILDKRLQVKWELQGNQIQITLSARLRREQYMAFGISGAEGRPAMLNADVVVAYWDNKANQPKVADYTISHLAQCDGERGVCPDARLGGSNDVVVVSGQQKNGITTITYRRPLAAKEPNKDKEVLTSRSQSVIAAFGPLNSRYEANAHSFMDTTRTDVQLDFGAQNDHTCIGLSELDDDGPAPWPPRVIAGVTNFTARIGPAGGKRGYTPITGHPSWGIAWYINDQLIPELYVERGKTYTFIVEGGEDQTNPAKFHPFYISDSSEGGYGQKKPEDQNKQRVFAGVARDNEGYAYPTAIGRYCEWIHKTTDQSAVSDTFEAYMKTLQLECNEGEPGILNWTVAEETPDLVYYQCYTHNNLGWKIHVLDPGQPIPLPGDQRANSAAVYLPTVTALIVVLISFYNIASR; via the exons TACCGGCATCGACGCGGCGAGCGGAGCCATACTACGGTCGGCCCATCGGCCGGCTGAACCAGTACGCACACGGCATTCGTGGACAAGTGTACGCAGTCGACGAGAGCACG GTATTCGTGCGCGGCTTTGCGTACGACGGTACCGGCCCTGACGCATACTTCTGGGTCGGAGACACGCCGCAGCCTTCACCTGAGGGTGTACCCATACCCTATCCTGAAGATTATACTACAAG AGATCCGCCGATACTGACGGCTCATACAAACACAGACATACTCCTCCGGTTGCCGGGCGGCAAACGGCTGAAAGACATCAAGTGGTTGTCTGTCTGGTGTCGAAGGTTTACT GTAAACTTCGGCGACGTATTCATCCCGCCAGGCCTCGACCCTCCGAGGCCGAGAGTCCTCCCCGAACTGAAGAGGCTCGCGCACGGCCTCCGCTCTGGCAACATCAGCGTTCTAGACGCCAAAACGTTCTACATTCCTAATCTGCATTATGATGGCGCCGGGCCTGACGCGTATTTCTGGGTTGGCAATGGAAGCGAACCCAATCCGTTTGGCACTAAG GTCCCAAGCGAAAGCGGATCCCTCCACCCCCTCCGCGGCTACCAAGGGGAAGACATCGAGATCCAACTGCCCGGGAAGCTAACAGCGTATGACATAGACTGGCTCGCTGTCTGGTGTGTGGAGTACCGGCACAACTTCGGACATGTCTATATCCCAAAGGACTTAGATGTGCCGCCGGCGTTGGGGCAGACGAAAATTACT ACAAGTTCAACTACGTCACAAACCCCCGCTAGCGCTACTAATAACTGCAAGGAAATTTTAGACAAAAGGCTGCAGGTCAAATGGGAACTACAG GGCAACCAAATACAAATAACGCTCTCGGCGCGTCTAAGGCGAGAACAATACATGGCTTTTGGGATATCAGGAGCTGAGGGCAGACCGGCCATGCTGAACGCTGATGTGGTGGTTGCTTACTGGGACAACAA AGCGAATCAACCTAAAGTAGCAGACTACACGATAAGCCACTTAGCCCAATGTGACGGAGAGAGAGGCGTGTGCCCCGACGCGAGACTTGGCGGCAGCAACGACGTTGTCGTAG TATCCGGACAGCAGAAGAACGGCATAACCACCATCACCTACCGTCGCCCTCTAGCGGCCAAAGAACCAAACAAGGACAAGGAAGTGCTTACATCGCGCTCGCAGTCCGTGATTGCGGCGTTTGGACCTCTCAACTCGCGATATGAGGCCAATGCGCATTCCTTTATGGATACTACTAGAACTGATGTGCAGCTTGACTTTGGAGCTCAG AACGACCACACGTGCATCGGTCTATCAGAGCTGGATGACGACGGCCCCGCGCCATGGCCGCCGCGCGTCATCGCCGGCGTGACCAACTTCACCGCCCGCATCGGGCCTGCTGGTGGCAAGCGAGGCTACACTCCTATCACTG GGCATCCATCTTGGGGTATCGCATGGTACATCAACGACCAGCTGATTCCGGAGCTGTATGTGGAGCGAGGCAAGACGTACACCTTCATTGTCGAGGGCGGCGAGGATCAGACCAACCCTGCTAA ATTCCATCCGTTCTACATAAGCGACTCATCCGAAGGCGGTTACGGGCAGAAAAAGCCAGAAGACCAGAACAAGCAGCGTGTGTTTGCGGGAGTGGCGCGCGACAACGAAGGCTACGCGTACCCTACTGCTA TCGGCCGCTACTGTGAATGGATACACAAGACAACGGATCAATCGGCCGTCTCTGACACGTTCGAGGCCTATATGAAGACGCTACAGCTGGAGTGTAATGAAGGCGAGCCAGGAATACTCAACTGGACAGTAGCCGAAGAGACGCCTGATCTGGTGTATTATCAG TGCTACACACACAATAACCTGGGTTGGAAGATTCACGTACTAGATCCAGGCCAACCAATACCACTTCCAGGAGATCAAAGAGCAAACTCAGCAGCTGTATACCTACCAACGGTTACAGCATTGATTGTCGTTTTAATATCCTTTTACAATATTGCATCAAGATAA